AACACCCGGGTCTACAAGGCTTTTGAGTCCTCGGGGCCCCGTCAGCTCGTTCATTACATCGAGCCGGCCGCCGTCTACGACTACGTCCCCTTTGTGGATCAAACCCGCTTGCCCCACTTCGATGATATCGATCAGTTGCCCCGAAAAAACGATGTGACCTATTCCCTGACGAACCGGTTGGTCTTGGAGGACCATTCCGATCCCGGAAAAACCTCCGCGCGCGAACTGATTTTCTGGAAGCTCACGCAGACCTACGATATCCACGCCCGACGGCTTGAGAATGATCCCGGCCCGTCGCGGCCGCTGTCCAATTTGAGATCGGAGTCCATTATCCGGCCGTGGACCGGAGCGAGTCTGGACGTGGACACCTTTTATGACCTCTATCAGCGGAAAACGGTCTCATTCAACACCGATCTCCAACTCAAGGGTCTTCATCCCTGGACGATCGACCTCGGACAGCGTTATACGCGCGAGGGCGCGGTCGCGCCCAACGGGGACCCTTTCAATGCCCTGGCTCCCGGGGATCCGGCCTTCTGGTACAGCCAGGCGTCCCCGCTCATCCGTTATCTCACAGGGGAAATCCGGATCGATCTGCCCGGGAAAGTCATCCTGTCCGCCAAGACGTACTACGACATCCAGGACCGGGTCTTCGCGGAAAACGATTACGGGATGGAATATGTCGGCCAATGTCTGGGTATCGGGGTTTCTTATCAGCGTCTGCCCGATCGAACGCAGTTCAATTGGATGATTACGCTCCGCCCGTCCGAGATGTCGCGTGCGAAGTCCTTTATCTTTTAGGGTCGGGATGTCGTTCCCCCGACCGGGGACAGTCGGATTGCGGCCCATTCGTTCCTTGACACGTTGGGGCGCGGTTGAGTATCGTTGCAATGCTGGAAGGCATAGGGATCGTTCTAGGGGAGGACATCTTAGGTGGATCCGGAAGGTAAAGCCGCATTGATCACAGGGGGGGCGAGGATCGGTCAGGCCGTCGCCATCGCGCTGGCCCGCCGCGGGGCCGATGTGGCCATGACCTTTCGTTCCTCGAAGTCCAGCGCCGAGGAGACCGCGAAGAAAGTTCAGGCCCTGGGGGTCCGCGGGGTGACGGTGCGGGCCGATCTGACGAAGGCGGCCGATCTCGCCGCTGCGGTCAAAAGGGTGGCCGCGACGTTCGGCCGGCTGGATATCCTGGTCAACCTGGCCTCGATCTATGAAAGGGCGGCGCTTGCGTCGCTCGATGCCAACGTCTTGGAAAAGAACATGGCGGCGAACCTGGAAAGCGCCTATCTTCTTTCACTTCAGTGCGCGCCGTGGATGAAGCGGCGGGGTCAGGGGCGCATCATTCATTTTTCGGATTGGATCGCGGCCAGCGGCCGGCCTCGGTATAAGGCGTATCTTCCGTACTACGTTTCGAAAGCGGGCGTCATCGGTCTGACTCAGGCGCTGGCCCTGGAATTGGCGCCGGAGATCCTGGTCAATGCGGTCGCGCCGGGACCGATCCTGCCGCCCCCTGATCTGTCGGCCCGGGAGAGCCGTGCGGTCAAACGGGCCACCCCCTTGGGTCGGTGGGGAGGGCCCGAAGAGATCGCGAAGGCGGTTGTCTTTTTGATCGAGACCGACTTCGTCACGGGCGAGTGCATCCGCGTGGACGGGGGACGGCATCTATTGTAGGGGCTCACGTCGCCCCCTCCACACGTCGGCTGCAAACCGCCGAGTGCAGGCCGGCCGAGCGGCTCGACTGAGCTCGCCGAAGTCCTCCCCCTCTCGCTCGCGTGGCACGCTGGCAGTATCATTCTTTAAGGGCTTGAATCGCCGTCAGGGACGTTTACGGGCCTCGTTGAAGAACGAGATGTACTCGTCCGACCGGAAGTCCGGATAGGTGTGGGGGAGGGGTGTGAAACTCTTTCCCTGAAAGACGAGCGTGACTTCTGCGTAAATCCCGTCCCGGAGATAGATCCGGTGGGCATAATCTTTGGTCGTCGCCAGGACGATCTTCGACGGGGCGAGATACCCCGGATCGAGATTGATCCGCCGGAAGCTTCCTTCGGACGTTGTCCGGAGCCACCGTTGCTCGAGCTCGTTTGTAAACCGTTTGATGTCCGGAAGCGTATCGGGCGGGATGGACGGCTTGAAAAAAAAGAATTGGCGTTTCAGGTTCTCCCCCAACTCTTTTTCGTAATAGGCCGTATGGGTCCAGGGATAAACGGGGCTTTCCAGATCGACCGGTCCGAAACGGGCTGTAAGAAAGGGGCGGACTTCTTCAAACAAGGTCGGCCTTCCGGCGATCATTCCGACCAGCAGCTTGACCGGCTCGGCCGGCCTCAGGATTCCCATAATTTTTGGAGGGCCGAATCGAGCGCCGTGAGATGGATCTCGGCGCGCTCCCCGGGCGTCAGATGGACCGGCGTCTCGGTGGTGTAGCAGCGCCGGGTGCTGTTGGCGAAATGGTAGAAGGCCTGGGGCCAGTCCGGCCGCCGCTCCAGCATCGTCCGGAAATCGTCATCCGCAAGCTCCCGGTGGATCAGACCTTCGTCGGCCGGCAGTCCCTCGATCTCTTCGCCGCGGTTGATCGGGAAATTCGAGCCGATCCGTGCGATCATCTCCCGACCCCACGAGGGGTGGCCGTCCTGCGTCAATTCGTAGAGATAGAACCCCGGCGTATCGACGTCTTCGTGGAATTCCATGGCGAGAAGGAAGGGTCGGTCGCCGACCGCATTTTTCACATACCGAACTTCCGACGGGGGGGAAGGATTCTTGAACTGCCGGTTCAGATCGATCCCCGCGGCGTTTTCCCGGGTGCCGTGTTCATACCCGAACGGGTTCGTACACGGCAGGACGGTGAACTCGAAACGTTGGTACAGGACCGGAAGGGATTTGTAACGTTTCAGAAATTCCAGAACGGCCCAGACGCCTCCGGGCTCATCCCCGTGAATCCCTCCCCCGATATAGACCGGCCGCGACGTGGGATTGCCCGTCTTTGCGCCTTTCAGCGAGAGATGATAAACAGGGTATTGTTCCGTTCCCGCCCGTACCGAGCCCAAGGCGACCGCACGCAGCGTCGGGATCTCACGAATCGCCCGGTCGACGGCCTGAACCACTTCCCGGTAGTCCCGGATTTTCTTGGTGACGGTCCGTTTCATGTTTTAAAATTATCACAGCCTTCGGCTCAAATCAACTGCCGGGTCCGGACGGCAATAGCCGTTGCAATTCCGTGGCCGTTTTATTACAATAGGGCGGTTTTTAGTCATCGTTGAAACGGTATCGGCGGAGAGGGGAAAAGGCGTGCTTGAGCGAACATTGGCCATTATCAAGCCGGATGCGGTTTCGCGCCGGCTGACCGGGGAAATCATAAAACGGTACGAGGCCCAGGGATTCCAGATCGTGGCGATGAAAAAGATCCGCATCGCGAAGTCCCAGGCGGAAGGTTTTTATTACGTCCACCGGAAGCGTCCGTTCTTCGATAGTCTGGCGACCTTCATGGCCGGCGGACCGATGGTGGTTCTGGTCCTCGAAGGGGAGGACGTCATTAAACGCCATCGCGACCTCATGGGCGCGACCGATCCGAAGGAGGCGGGCCAGGGAACGATTCGCGGGGAATTCGGCACCGACATCGAGCATAATGTGGTTCACGGCTCGGATTCCCGCGAGTCGGCGCAATTCGAGATCGGATATTTCTTCCCCGGCCTCGAACTTCAATTATAGGGGCTCGCGTCGCCCCCTCCGCCTGGGGAGCGGCTCGACTGAGCTCGCCGAAATCCTCCCCCTCTCGCTCGCTTCACCGGCTGGGGAGATCTGCACAGGAGCGTGAGCGAGAGGACCACGCCAAAAAAAGTGATGAATGCATCCGCGACCTGAAGGATCATGCTGAACACCTCCAGACGCTACGACGTGATCGTCATCGGCGCTGGCCTGGAAGGGCTCCTCTGCGCCGCCCTGCTGGCGAAACGGGGCAAGCAGGTCATTGTCCTTGAGGAAGCGCCGACGGCCGGCGGGGCCTCCTTTCGACTCTCCAAAGACGGATACACCTTTGTCAAGGGACCGACTCTATTCCTGGGATTTGAGCGGGACGGCCTGTATGACCGTCTCCTGACCGAATTGGGTCTCTCGCTCTCCTTGCTCAAGCGCGAGAACGATCTGTTTCGCAAGACCCAGCCGCAACTGCAGATCGTCCTACCGGATCACCGTATCGATTGCTACACGGAGCCGGGCGAGATGGCCGGGGAACTCCGCCGGGAGTTCCCGGACCAGGGCCAGGAACTCAAGTCGCTCTGGTCCGAGATGGAACGATGCGAGGAGATCATCCGTCCGAGGATGCACCAGGCCCAACGGACGAATCCGTCCATGGGAAGGGACTGGATCAACGAATTCCGGGAACGGATGCGGTACACCTCCACGGTCCGGACCCTCCGCCGGCAGCGCGCCGATGATTTTCTGCGTCCGCACCGTCTGGCGCCGGAAATCCGGCGCGGACTGGAGCTGCTCCTTCTCATTTTTAACGGGAGGACGGTGGAGGAGGCCAGCGGCCTGGATCTGGTCCACCTGCTGGGTCTTCTCCAACGCGATATGATCACGATCAGCGGCGGAATTCCCCGTTTGGCCGAACAGCTCGTCAAGGTGATTCAGGAACATCACGGGGACGTCGTCTATCGGAAGCAGGCCGCCGAAATCGTTCTTCGCCATCGGGCCACGGATGGAATTCGGACCGTCGACGGCCAGACCGTTCAAGGAAGCTGCGTGATCCTGAACCTTCCTTGGCCGTCGGCTTCCGATCCGTCGGCCTTTCAGAGGGAATTTAAACTGTACTTCGGTTTGGCCGGAAAGGCCGTCCCCTTGCCCATGAAGGAACATCTTCTCTTCCTTCGATCGTACCAGCGGCCTTCACTGTCCGATAATTTTTTATACCTTCAATTGAATTCGCCTCAGGAAGATTGGGCCGCGCCCAAGGGTCAGCGGGCGCTTCAGGTCGTCGGGTATCTTCCGGAGACCGATCGACCGCGGCAGGAGGTTCTGCAGACCCTGGTGTCTGCAGTCACCGCTCATTTGACCTGGCTGATGCCGTTTTCCGAGGGGGTCCTGTCCTTTTTGGGGGACGACCTCGGCGAGACGGAGGCCGTAACCCGGATTCCCCTCAAGCTGGCGGAGCAAATCCGAACCCCCCGGAAGGTGTCGCGGGATGGGGCTTGCTACTACCTGACCTCACTCAAAAACTTCTATTTGATTCCGGACTTGGGGCGTCGCCCCGTCGCCGCCCTGGAATCGGCCCGCTCGGTGGTGGAGTTGGCCAATCGGGTGGAAAAAAATACCTGATCGGTGAAGAAATTCGTGGCGAGAATTGGTCTCGTTCGGATGGGCTTCTGTCTTACCGTTTGTCTGGCCGTCGCGGACTGCGCGGCGCCACGGCCGCCGGCCGTTATCCCGCCCCCCATCCCGTCCGTTCAGCTCGAGGCGTTCGAGGAGGGAATGAAGGCCTACGAGCAGGAGGACTATGGTAAAGCTGTCCGACAGTTTCAGGCCGTGATCCTCCGCTTTCCAGGATCCCCGTTGCTGGCGGAAGCTCAGTGGATGATCGGGAAGTCCTACGAATCCGCCAATGAGTTTGAACGCGCGGCCAGGGAGTACCGGGCCTTCATCGACAATTTCCCAAAATCCGCCCACCGGTACGAAGCCGGGTTGCGCCTCGACTTTCTGGATGAGGTTCTGCAACGGCAAAGGGGGAAAAAACCCTTCCGACGGTATGTGGGCGTGGCCCTGCCCGGCGATCCGGAAAAGACGGGCGGCCGATGGGAAAAAGTCCTTGCCGACGTCCCGATCGAAGGGGCCCGCGTGGTTGTGATTCAGGGGTTTGGGGCCGGCGGGGTGTATTTCAAAACGAATCAAGCCGCCGTGGTCCGTGAGACGGTGGCGGATGCGGTGCGGGCGGCTCATCAGCGCGGATTCAAGGTCTGGGTTCGTATTCCCGTGCGGCATCTTCCTTGGTTCAAGGTTCCGGATCAGGAACGCGACCTCCGCTATGACCCCGTCCGAAAACGGCTGACTCCGACGGATGCACTGGATTTCTTCAATCCCTCGACGCTGGAGCGTCTGGAACAATTCGATTTGGATCTGGCGGCCACGGGCATGGACGGCTTCGTGATGGATGAGGATCCGCTGATCGGCCCTTGGGAGGGTCTCAGTCCGAAGGCCCGGGCTGCTTTTGATCTGGATTTTGGCGAAGGCCTGGAGCCCGAACGGCTTATCGCGCCGGCGGGGCCGTCCGGCCGAAAAATTTCCGCGCCGGAGATATCCGGAACCCCGTTGTTCTGGAAATGGACCGGTTGGAAAAACCGCCAAATCGTCGGCCACCTGGCCGAGGTGATCAAGACGGTGCGGGACCGCTATCCCCTGGTGGATTGGGTCCGCGTTGTGCCGGTTTCGGCCCTCACGCAGCCTCAGGTGGCCTTGGCCCGATCGGGCATCGATGTTCTGGAAGAAAAAATGCACGGGATCGACTATTTCGCGATCCCGGTATCCACCGACTCCGGGACCGACAATCCGTTGCTTGTCCTGGATCGGATGGTGGACCTGATCGGCGATCCCAAGCGGGTGATCGCCCTGATTCCCATGACGCAAGCGCCATGGGCCGTGTCGCATATTGGCGAGTTCCAGGGGGCGGGGCTCCTGTTTTCCGAAGCCGCTGAAGCGCCGAAGACTCCCTTGACAAGACGGCGTCACTAATTTAGTATTTGGTTTTTTGTTGCGGGGGCCCCGGATAAGATGGGCGATGACCTCAAGGCGGGTTAACGAATTATTCACCAGCGGGCCCCGTGAGCGAGAAGGGGAGGACTTCGGCGAGCTCAGTCGAGCCGCTCCGCCGGCGGAGGAAACGAGGATCAGGCCTCGCCTGTCCGAGCGCGGGGCGTGGGAGGATCCGCCGGAGGCGGACCGCCCGGAGCCCCACGGACCATGGCGACGACGAGAGCCCCTATCAAACGGAGGACACATGATACCCGAAGAATTACGTTATCACACCGAGCATGAATGGCTTCGCCTGGAAAATCAGTCGGCGGTATTGGGGATCACGCATTTTGCACAGGACGCCTTGGGGGACGTCG
This region of Nitrospiria bacterium genomic DNA includes:
- a CDS encoding SDR family oxidoreductase yields the protein MDPEGKAALITGGARIGQAVAIALARRGADVAMTFRSSKSSAEETAKKVQALGVRGVTVRADLTKAADLAAAVKRVAATFGRLDILVNLASIYERAALASLDANVLEKNMAANLESAYLLSLQCAPWMKRRGQGRIIHFSDWIAASGRPRYKAYLPYYVSKAGVIGLTQALALELAPEILVNAVAPGPILPPPDLSARESRAVKRATPLGRWGGPEEIAKAVVFLIETDFVTGECIRVDGGRHLL
- a CDS encoding DUF4416 family protein, which translates into the protein MGILRPAEPVKLLVGMIAGRPTLFEEVRPFLTARFGPVDLESPVYPWTHTAYYEKELGENLKRQFFFFKPSIPPDTLPDIKRFTNELEQRWLRTTSEGSFRRINLDPGYLAPSKIVLATTKDYAHRIYLRDGIYAEVTLVFQGKSFTPLPHTYPDFRSDEYISFFNEARKRP
- a CDS encoding M14 family metallocarboxypeptidase; this encodes MKRTVTKKIRDYREVVQAVDRAIREIPTLRAVALGSVRAGTEQYPVYHLSLKGAKTGNPTSRPVYIGGGIHGDEPGGVWAVLEFLKRYKSLPVLYQRFEFTVLPCTNPFGYEHGTRENAAGIDLNRQFKNPSPPSEVRYVKNAVGDRPFLLAMEFHEDVDTPGFYLYELTQDGHPSWGREMIARIGSNFPINRGEEIEGLPADEGLIHRELADDDFRTMLERRPDWPQAFYHFANSTRRCYTTETPVHLTPGERAEIHLTALDSALQKLWES
- the ndk gene encoding nucleoside-diphosphate kinase encodes the protein MLERTLAIIKPDAVSRRLTGEIIKRYEAQGFQIVAMKKIRIAKSQAEGFYYVHRKRPFFDSLATFMAGGPMVVLVLEGEDVIKRHRDLMGATDPKEAGQGTIRGEFGTDIEHNVVHGSDSRESAQFEIGYFFPGLELQL
- a CDS encoding FAD-dependent oxidoreductase; its protein translation is MLNTSRRYDVIVIGAGLEGLLCAALLAKRGKQVIVLEEAPTAGGASFRLSKDGYTFVKGPTLFLGFERDGLYDRLLTELGLSLSLLKRENDLFRKTQPQLQIVLPDHRIDCYTEPGEMAGELRREFPDQGQELKSLWSEMERCEEIIRPRMHQAQRTNPSMGRDWINEFRERMRYTSTVRTLRRQRADDFLRPHRLAPEIRRGLELLLLIFNGRTVEEASGLDLVHLLGLLQRDMITISGGIPRLAEQLVKVIQEHHGDVVYRKQAAEIVLRHRATDGIRTVDGQTVQGSCVILNLPWPSASDPSAFQREFKLYFGLAGKAVPLPMKEHLLFLRSYQRPSLSDNFLYLQLNSPQEDWAAPKGQRALQVVGYLPETDRPRQEVLQTLVSAVTAHLTWLMPFSEGVLSFLGDDLGETEAVTRIPLKLAEQIRTPRKVSRDGACYYLTSLKNFYLIPDLGRRPVAALESARSVVELANRVEKNT
- the bamD gene encoding outer membrane protein assembly factor BamD, with the translated sequence MARIGLVRMGFCLTVCLAVADCAAPRPPAVIPPPIPSVQLEAFEEGMKAYEQEDYGKAVRQFQAVILRFPGSPLLAEAQWMIGKSYESANEFERAAREYRAFIDNFPKSAHRYEAGLRLDFLDEVLQRQRGKKPFRRYVGVALPGDPEKTGGRWEKVLADVPIEGARVVVIQGFGAGGVYFKTNQAAVVRETVADAVRAAHQRGFKVWVRIPVRHLPWFKVPDQERDLRYDPVRKRLTPTDALDFFNPSTLERLEQFDLDLAATGMDGFVMDEDPLIGPWEGLSPKARAAFDLDFGEGLEPERLIAPAGPSGRKISAPEISGTPLFWKWTGWKNRQIVGHLAEVIKTVRDRYPLVDWVRVVPVSALTQPQVALARSGIDVLEEKMHGIDYFAIPVSTDSGTDNPLLVLDRMVDLIGDPKRVIALIPMTQAPWAVSHIGEFQGAGLLFSEAAEAPKTPLTRRRH